The following proteins are co-located in the Anas platyrhynchos isolate ZD024472 breed Pekin duck chromosome 1, IASCAAS_PekinDuck_T2T, whole genome shotgun sequence genome:
- the KCNE2 gene encoding potassium voltage-gated channel subfamily E member 2, producing MAEIRNFTWAVEDIFKETFLTYMNGWRKNMTKAADELQAKVDAENFDYVILYLMVMIGMFSFIIVAILVSTVKSKRREHSHDPYHQYIVEDWGEKYKSQVLNREDLKCVIHENFGARDKTSPGSP from the coding sequence ATGGCTGAAATACGGAACTTCACTTGGGCGGTGGAAGATATCTTCAAGGAAACTTTTCTCACTTACATGAATGGCTGGAGGAAAAACATGACAAAAGCAGCAGACGAACTGCAAGCCAAGGTTGATGCTGAAAACTTTGACTATGTTATCCTTTATCTCATGGTGATGATTGGTATGTTCTCCTTCATTATTGTGGCAATTTTGGTGAGTACTGTGAAATCAAAGAGGCGAGAGCACTCCCATGACCCTTATCATCAGTACATCGTTGAGGACTGGGGTGAGAAGTATAAAAGCCAGGTTCTGAATCGAGAAGACCTCAAGTGTGTGATCCATGAAAACTTTGGTGCAAGGGACAAAACAAGTCCTGGATCACCTTGA
- the SMIM11 gene encoding small integral membrane protein 11 codes for MVAFNWKALENFPLLMYILAAKTLILCLAFAGVKMYQSKKIEEKLKREREEKLKREAEKKDD; via the exons ATGGTGGCGTTTAACTGGAAG gcTTTGGAGAATTTCCCACTGCTGATGTACATTTTGGCAGCTAAAACGTTGATTCTTTGCTTAGCGTTTGCTGGCGTAAAAATGTATCAGAGcaaaaaaattgaagaaaaattgAAGAGGGAACGTGAAGAGAAATTgaaaagagaagcagagaagaaggaTGATTGA